One genomic segment of Panicum virgatum strain AP13 chromosome 2N, P.virgatum_v5, whole genome shotgun sequence includes these proteins:
- the LOC120660254 gene encoding uncharacterized protein At3g52155, chloroplastic-like, whose amino-acid sequence MRAPAPPLPAPLSRFCSSAPRLLLSSSSRAPAASRPPRAVVRSVSVSVSVEAPAAAAEPAVAGGPSATPRRRLILLRHGESAAGGRSTRDHDRPLSKAGRADAISVSNKLQQMGWIPELILCSDAMRTKETLKILQEHVQGLSQAVVHFIPSFYSIAAMDGQTAEHLQKAICEYSSDEILTVMCMGHNKGWEEAASMFSGDSVVLETCNAALLEAAGKSWVEAFSLSGLGGWKLHGIVKP is encoded by the exons ATGAGagctccagctcctcctcttcCCGCACCGCTCTCCCGCTTCTGCTCCTCggccccgcgcctcctcctctcttcttcctctcgcgcgccggccgcctctCGCCCGCCTCGGGCCGTCGTCCGctccgtctccgtctccgtctccgttgaggcgccggcggccgccgcggagccggcgGTCGCGGGCGGGCCCTCCgcgacgccacgccgccgcctcatcctcctccgccACGGGGAGAGCGCCGCCGGGGGCCGCTCCACCAGAG ATCATGACAGACCTCTAAGCAAGGCTGGGAGAGCTGACGCAATCAGCGTTTCTAATAAACTCCAACAGATGGGGTGGATACCCGAGCTTATCCTGTGCAG TGATGCAATGCGCACAAAGGAAACTCTTAAGATCCTGCAAGAACATGTTCAGGGATTGTCTCAAGCAGTGGTACACTTCATCCCAAGTTTTTACTCAATTGCAGCTATGGATGGCCAAACTGCAGAGCATTTACAAAAGGCAATCTGTGAATATTCGAGCGACGAGATCTTAACTGTCAT GTGCATGGGTCATAATAAAGGATGGGAGGAAGCAGCCTCTATGTTTTCTGGCGATTCAGTTGTTCTTGAGACATGTAACGCGGCGCTGCTAGAAGCTGCAGGGAAATCATGGGTTGAG GCTTTTTCTCTGTCTGGTCTTGGGGGATGGAAGCTTCATGGAATCGTAAAGCCATGA